One genomic window of Haloarchaeobius salinus includes the following:
- a CDS encoding restriction endonuclease yields the protein MTGIAIITAGREDAYQDYLQSVKEGHDPAEFEEYLSDTEVEAVTDSETEKVHLWGTSVDSKWQFVEGGDIALIYRDGRYIAQATVVRTREDLDLAEHLWRTEGNPWDPESPWRYLVFLTGVEEIDVDVESFNELAGYQDNYIPQGFSRVSDSRIRDIEDAYESVETAVNELTGSGVRVHEFDEEPSQEESEEVQELDLGERIVAASRDGDQYEELEELVAKAFSRLGFEARWIEGGDDTDVEITAPIHAVIEVKARSSGTLASPDATRIQGHKERHSADQAIVVAPGFTPAAIEDADRQGIVLLATDHLQALLERRDTYGIPPEALSAYLTEPGAFQDDRLDQIDDELRTRLGGTEDLLAVMEALQRADPEEGTANRLRLILKGMYSEERVPEQHVIEQSLNLLAHPSIQLAEYKEGQYQPTTTKENAEVLLRRFGNLITEVSKSGEE from the coding sequence ATGACGGGGATTGCCATTATAACAGCTGGACGGGAGGACGCCTATCAGGATTATCTGCAGTCCGTGAAGGAAGGGCATGACCCGGCAGAGTTTGAAGAGTACCTTTCTGACACCGAAGTTGAGGCCGTTACTGATTCAGAGACGGAGAAAGTGCATCTGTGGGGAACGTCAGTTGACTCGAAGTGGCAGTTCGTGGAGGGTGGGGACATTGCGTTAATCTACCGAGATGGGAGGTACATCGCGCAGGCGACGGTTGTGCGGACACGTGAAGATCTTGACCTGGCTGAGCACCTCTGGCGTACTGAGGGGAACCCGTGGGATCCTGAAAGTCCGTGGCGGTATTTGGTGTTCTTGACTGGGGTGGAGGAGATTGATGTGGACGTTGAGTCGTTCAACGAACTCGCGGGGTACCAAGACAATTATATTCCGCAGGGGTTCAGTCGTGTGTCGGATTCGCGTATCCGCGACATAGAGGATGCGTATGAGTCCGTTGAAACCGCGGTTAATGAGTTGACAGGGAGCGGTGTCCGGGTTCATGAGTTCGATGAGGAGCCGTCGCAGGAGGAATCTGAAGAGGTACAAGAACTAGATCTGGGAGAGCGTATTGTTGCGGCGAGTCGGGATGGTGACCAATATGAGGAGTTGGAAGAACTGGTCGCCAAGGCGTTCTCTCGGTTAGGGTTTGAAGCGCGATGGATTGAAGGCGGAGATGATACGGACGTTGAAATCACGGCTCCAATTCACGCAGTCATCGAGGTAAAGGCACGAAGTAGTGGGACGTTGGCCTCGCCGGATGCAACACGGATACAGGGGCATAAAGAGCGGCACTCGGCCGACCAGGCGATTGTTGTTGCGCCTGGCTTCACTCCGGCGGCAATTGAAGATGCGGACCGACAAGGGATTGTCCTCCTTGCGACCGATCACCTCCAGGCGCTCTTAGAACGGCGTGATACCTATGGGATTCCACCGGAAGCACTCTCGGCATATCTCACCGAACCGGGGGCGTTCCAAGATGACCGGCTTGATCAGATCGATGATGAACTCCGGACTCGCCTTGGCGGTACTGAGGACTTGTTGGCCGTGATGGAAGCGCTTCAACGAGCAGATCCAGAAGAAGGAACCGCCAACCGACTCCGCTTGATTTTGAAGGGCATGTACAGTGAGGAACGAGTTCCGGAGCAGCACGTCATTGAACAGTCACTCAACCTATTAGCTCACCCGAGTATCCAACTAGCGGAGTACAAAGAGGGACAGTACCAGCCGACAACAACCAAGGAGAATGCAGAAGTCCTGCTCCGACGGTTCGGGAATCTCATCACCGAGGTGAGTAAGTCAGGCGAAGAGTGA
- a CDS encoding DNA-directed RNA polymerase subunit epsilon — translation MSEKVTAGNQTESEEADGSQVDETPDLRPSRQQERDHSPDAYSSGYDSFGETRVGIGSAGGKVEKLIRHNEGRHRSDGDHSTREAVRDKVRVTEAFCSALDLPTHQQQAAVTAMTTMNLDRFGRQKRLSKVALATIKVAVEWDRFNRIPDEALPDLDADRLPPRMLEQDEFQTLLEEQEVSKSDLYSVSQLVKRELKKHDHFPL, via the coding sequence GTGAGTGAGAAAGTCACCGCTGGAAATCAAACTGAGTCAGAGGAAGCAGACGGGTCTCAAGTCGATGAAACCCCGGACCTCCGGCCTTCCCGTCAGCAAGAGCGTGACCATTCCCCGGATGCGTACTCCTCGGGGTACGATTCGTTTGGTGAGACCCGCGTCGGCATAGGGAGTGCTGGCGGAAAGGTAGAGAAACTCATCCGGCATAATGAAGGCCGGCATCGTTCCGACGGCGATCACAGCACCCGTGAAGCAGTCCGCGATAAGGTTCGTGTGACGGAGGCGTTCTGCTCTGCTCTCGATCTCCCCACTCACCAGCAACAAGCGGCAGTTACCGCAATGACGACGATGAATCTTGATCGGTTCGGTCGGCAGAAACGCCTGTCAAAAGTTGCTCTCGCCACGATCAAAGTCGCCGTCGAGTGGGACCGATTTAATCGGATTCCTGATGAGGCCTTGCCGGACCTTGATGCCGACCGACTCCCACCGCGGATGCTGGAACAAGACGAGTTCCAAACGCTGCTGGAGGAACAAGAGGTTTCAAAATCCGATCTGTACAGCGTCTCACAACTGGTCAAACGCGAACTCAAAAAACACGACCACTTCCCACTGTGA
- a CDS encoding DUF5797 family protein, whose product MDIERVISQAEGQIDRQLLSGQGEGGLFTTGYLSDSPFYELLSANEVPHYLFASAKKAPTIDGHPQRDSLDDYRAITAVTSDRILYAVGASDGDITGEIGYDEIDAVDITDVGSPLRSKPVLLVETVDQEYRFYGANVANRDSLLDFIREQITNVYESKTRKHIADAKEALSDGNLTQAADQIDTAREFFGVASEWRELITRDADLADLDAEIDSLTDRLSANRTIQSVLKDVQGAIEDGDAAFKKGDINEAGAKYKEAYDCLDDLDEMVELNAILGESDINSVRSELRVRDFATTPTEVHRRLRDRLERARSAEAASERTSDPKQAKTNLEAAAETVKEYFDELQSANIGFAECTPEGQCDGCGRPIGVDLNIEIGGVPVSVCAPCSEFGDNRLLTEDEAEEYIEQLETKRKLTGPLPAAVRRINNSHSRTPTPDEVLSEAGVSATALQERYGSYEDLLDSLDLDPTSDLLNDLRNVADKVERQPTKEDVRTHGRYKIARFLTHFGDWESALQAAELNTTEGVNGLAGNDSKEGDDGDEGDELDTPTTEELLAPVREAANTLGRPPTYQEGMDRTQFSGSQYGSQLGTWNDVLAAANLDVREALCEDLRSVADEMGMTPMRQNLEEYATYPPRLYEDCFGSIEAVIKAAGFELVNTDRYNWIKSLRKLYLEKGEVPLPFDVRDRAPNLLDEIYDDVQTWDEALSKAGIRKGDQDDFAERLLMELQQVGEELGHQPSRQEFNRYGSLPVSELESHFDSFKQALSVSDLDLPSGRPVQGPLDEPPDASGEIPSHTDLLRELHWLVERKGRSDARERFEEIGSFDAEHYDLQFGSLDDAFDQLFEIQQSDTRGSEYAPRRILVDELSQFGEFLERAPTLIELLYYSSVSLEKFSEKFESLADIYNAAGFEYDDDLPSNEELLNDIQLVGEELGRPPTLDEYADHGQFDYANAIRRFDGWIPTLNAVGYDLLSTVPSLQYYRTIEVDRVRFESILRFQTGFGEMAILLDDLYRLQHQFGDELSAQLVAEYGRYPITAYQSAFGTVDSAISTIGLTPTNASVGVQILDQSLRTSFSNIKMRLGRQPTQEEVDALGEYVSITYVTRFSSWDTTLDECLESSDLDDHKAPTPYALLWELDRVAEKIGDTPNPGVLLAKGQYDADVYLDTFDSWQALYEAAGYEWEHSEGVGTAAAPGELDTTRNDSDDASDEGLSRTDDVSIHEETDGTEAKSGDNADASEELATNSQENEERQEMIDTLQDLYDDLGRIPLAQDIRDQTEYSQHDYTSEFGSLDDALAEAGYDKRKALLKELERVADELGRPPTTVDFADNAEFSSALYTQYFGSWEDTLEAAGVSKEDNDDSDGADKKESDTSTSGSASSESQANSSEKGNAPDQPSDEELLDELRTLDKRLETVPRWGDMNERGAYKSQTYIDRFGSWDDALEEAGVDKGGQLLAELKRVADELGRTPSTVAMNERGRYSASMYAKFFGSWSNAVDKLDRKETRTNQETDPTKESETPEKDALISELNRLSNETDGLVKATDMQEDGAYAVNQYTEQFGSWDEALDEAGIERKAQLLNEIEQVWEQLGRRPSTVEMNKHGRVSATTVTKYFDSWEDACDLADPNIDSTGGYNFDKNSNQNKSEESGPNHELDGEEINRLRDIVRLQPTKNAELKDQWGLESGSEVHRYLEFHFSKYYYRDKDSYIRATEVGESIIEDPEGGAPANGKSVGKTDLRRRDLILSLVELSEKVDHLPGPNEIKEQSEYALQRYQEEFGSLINAYKAAGLLPGDATKEDFHREIRLGSNSDSRYSEFDESEEDAAPQDDSGEIDDALKKKMLFDEGI is encoded by the coding sequence ATGGATATCGAACGCGTTATTTCGCAAGCAGAAGGGCAGATAGACCGTCAACTGCTTTCTGGCCAAGGGGAGGGAGGGCTATTTACCACGGGATATCTCTCTGACAGTCCGTTTTATGAACTTTTGTCCGCGAACGAGGTACCTCACTACCTATTCGCCTCAGCGAAGAAAGCCCCGACCATCGATGGGCACCCCCAACGAGACTCTCTTGATGACTACCGCGCGATTACAGCTGTGACGAGTGATAGGATTCTCTATGCGGTCGGCGCGAGCGATGGCGATATCACGGGCGAAATTGGGTACGATGAGATTGATGCGGTTGATATAACAGATGTTGGGTCACCACTTCGGTCGAAACCCGTACTCCTCGTCGAGACTGTAGATCAGGAGTATCGGTTCTACGGTGCAAATGTCGCCAACAGGGATTCGTTACTTGATTTTATCCGCGAACAAATCACCAATGTCTACGAGTCGAAGACGCGAAAGCACATCGCCGACGCAAAGGAGGCACTAAGCGATGGCAACCTGACGCAAGCCGCTGATCAGATAGATACAGCACGGGAATTCTTCGGCGTAGCCAGTGAATGGCGAGAGCTAATTACGCGCGACGCTGATCTAGCAGATCTTGACGCAGAGATTGACTCGCTGACTGACCGTCTCTCTGCTAACCGCACTATTCAGTCGGTGCTCAAAGACGTCCAAGGGGCCATCGAAGACGGGGACGCCGCATTTAAAAAAGGCGATATCAACGAAGCGGGTGCCAAGTACAAGGAGGCCTATGACTGTCTAGATGATCTTGACGAAATGGTTGAACTGAATGCTATCCTAGGAGAAAGTGATATCAATTCTGTACGCTCAGAGTTGCGAGTTCGGGACTTTGCGACAACTCCTACCGAAGTTCATCGGAGGTTGCGGGATCGTCTTGAAAGAGCACGTAGTGCCGAAGCGGCATCCGAAAGGACGAGTGACCCGAAGCAGGCAAAAACTAATCTCGAAGCTGCTGCCGAGACTGTAAAGGAGTATTTCGATGAACTCCAGAGCGCCAATATCGGATTTGCCGAATGCACCCCAGAAGGGCAATGCGATGGCTGTGGTCGGCCCATCGGTGTTGACCTTAATATCGAAATCGGAGGGGTCCCCGTCTCGGTTTGTGCACCCTGTTCCGAATTTGGTGATAACCGGCTACTCACCGAGGACGAGGCGGAAGAATACATTGAACAATTAGAAACAAAGCGTAAGCTGACTGGACCACTTCCGGCCGCAGTTCGACGTATCAATAATAGCCACAGCCGGACACCCACTCCTGACGAAGTACTTTCTGAGGCCGGCGTGTCTGCCACCGCTTTACAGGAGCGGTACGGATCGTACGAAGATTTGCTCGATTCTCTTGATTTAGATCCGACATCGGACCTCCTAAATGATCTCCGGAACGTCGCAGACAAGGTCGAAAGACAGCCGACTAAGGAGGATGTTCGAACGCATGGCCGGTACAAGATAGCGCGGTTCCTCACTCACTTCGGCGACTGGGAGAGTGCACTCCAAGCAGCTGAGCTTAACACAACCGAAGGGGTCAATGGGTTAGCCGGAAACGACTCCAAAGAAGGTGATGACGGTGACGAAGGTGATGAACTGGATACCCCCACTACAGAAGAACTCCTCGCCCCCGTACGAGAGGCTGCTAATACACTTGGACGCCCGCCAACGTATCAGGAAGGAATGGATCGAACCCAATTCTCAGGCAGCCAGTACGGTAGTCAGTTGGGCACCTGGAACGATGTCTTAGCGGCCGCTAATCTCGATGTTCGAGAAGCCTTGTGCGAGGATTTACGATCAGTAGCTGACGAGATGGGCATGACTCCGATGCGGCAAAATCTTGAGGAATATGCGACGTATCCACCACGCCTTTACGAGGACTGCTTCGGGTCAATTGAAGCCGTGATTAAGGCCGCCGGGTTCGAATTGGTCAACACTGATCGGTACAACTGGATCAAAAGCCTCCGAAAGCTATACCTGGAGAAAGGGGAGGTTCCGTTACCATTCGACGTACGAGATCGCGCGCCAAATCTGCTTGACGAAATCTACGACGATGTTCAGACCTGGGATGAGGCTTTAAGTAAAGCCGGAATCCGCAAAGGTGACCAGGACGATTTCGCCGAACGGCTGTTGATGGAACTCCAGCAAGTCGGCGAGGAACTTGGCCATCAACCATCACGACAAGAGTTCAACCGTTACGGATCATTGCCCGTTTCGGAGCTCGAATCACACTTCGACTCATTCAAACAGGCACTTTCCGTGTCTGACCTGGACCTGCCGTCAGGACGACCTGTTCAGGGTCCGCTCGATGAACCGCCAGATGCAAGTGGTGAAATACCATCTCACACTGACCTACTCCGCGAACTCCACTGGCTTGTCGAACGAAAAGGTAGATCAGATGCCCGAGAGCGATTCGAAGAAATCGGCTCATTTGACGCTGAGCACTACGATTTGCAGTTTGGATCACTTGATGATGCGTTTGACCAATTATTTGAGATCCAACAATCCGATACTCGCGGGAGCGAATACGCTCCGCGACGCATCCTCGTTGACGAACTTAGCCAGTTCGGTGAATTTCTGGAGCGAGCACCAACGCTGATCGAACTGCTCTACTATAGTAGTGTTTCTCTGGAGAAATTCTCCGAGAAATTTGAGTCATTAGCTGACATCTATAATGCGGCAGGGTTTGAGTACGATGACGATTTGCCGTCGAACGAAGAGCTTCTCAACGACATTCAGCTAGTTGGTGAAGAGCTTGGTCGCCCACCGACACTCGATGAGTATGCTGACCACGGTCAATTTGACTATGCAAATGCTATTCGTCGATTTGACGGGTGGATTCCGACGCTAAACGCGGTCGGCTACGACTTATTATCAACTGTCCCGAGTCTTCAGTACTACCGAACTATAGAGGTTGACCGAGTTCGATTCGAGTCTATACTACGATTCCAAACCGGCTTTGGGGAAATGGCAATATTGTTGGACGACCTCTACCGTCTTCAACACCAGTTCGGAGACGAACTTTCAGCTCAGTTGGTCGCCGAATACGGTCGCTATCCGATAACTGCCTATCAGTCCGCCTTCGGTACAGTTGATTCAGCAATCTCGACAATCGGGCTAACTCCTACCAATGCAAGCGTTGGTGTTCAGATACTTGACCAGTCTCTCCGGACATCGTTCAGCAATATCAAGATGAGGCTGGGACGGCAGCCGACACAAGAGGAAGTAGATGCACTTGGCGAGTATGTGTCGATAACCTACGTTACCCGATTTAGCTCGTGGGATACAACGCTTGACGAGTGCCTTGAGTCATCTGACCTTGATGACCACAAGGCCCCAACCCCCTACGCACTGCTCTGGGAGCTTGACCGTGTCGCTGAAAAAATCGGGGATACCCCGAATCCGGGGGTACTCCTGGCAAAGGGACAATACGATGCCGATGTGTACCTCGACACCTTTGACTCCTGGCAGGCCCTCTACGAAGCCGCGGGGTATGAGTGGGAACATAGCGAAGGGGTAGGAACGGCAGCTGCTCCTGGGGAACTTGATACTACTAGAAATGATTCGGATGACGCGAGCGACGAGGGGCTGTCCCGAACCGATGACGTGAGTATTCACGAAGAGACGGATGGCACGGAAGCCAAGTCAGGTGACAATGCAGACGCTTCGGAGGAGCTGGCTACTAATTCCCAGGAGAACGAAGAGCGGCAGGAGATGATCGATACCCTCCAAGACCTCTACGACGATCTTGGTCGGATTCCGCTTGCACAGGATATCCGGGATCAGACAGAATACTCTCAACACGACTATACGTCTGAATTCGGAAGCTTGGACGATGCACTTGCAGAAGCAGGATATGACAAGCGTAAGGCCCTGCTAAAGGAGTTGGAACGAGTCGCAGATGAACTGGGCCGTCCCCCCACTACTGTTGATTTCGCTGACAATGCTGAGTTCTCTTCAGCGCTATACACGCAGTACTTCGGGTCTTGGGAAGATACACTTGAAGCGGCCGGAGTCAGCAAAGAAGATAACGACGACAGCGACGGTGCTGACAAAAAAGAGTCTGACACGAGTACAAGCGGCTCCGCCTCTAGCGAATCACAAGCCAATAGCAGCGAGAAGGGAAATGCCCCAGATCAGCCGTCCGACGAGGAATTGCTTGACGAACTTCGAACCCTCGACAAAAGGTTGGAGACGGTTCCCCGATGGGGTGATATGAACGAACGAGGCGCATATAAGAGTCAGACATATATCGACAGATTCGGATCGTGGGACGACGCTCTCGAAGAAGCTGGTGTTGATAAAGGTGGCCAATTGCTCGCAGAACTCAAACGAGTCGCGGACGAACTCGGTCGAACTCCATCGACGGTAGCTATGAACGAGCGGGGACGATACAGCGCCTCGATGTATGCGAAGTTCTTTGGCTCCTGGAGTAACGCTGTTGACAAGCTCGACAGGAAGGAGACAAGAACTAACCAAGAGACTGATCCCACGAAGGAGTCTGAAACTCCCGAGAAGGACGCACTTATTAGTGAACTCAATCGGCTGTCTAACGAGACTGATGGCTTAGTGAAGGCTACAGATATGCAGGAGGATGGGGCGTACGCAGTCAATCAATATACTGAGCAATTCGGGTCGTGGGACGAAGCTCTCGATGAGGCAGGAATTGAGCGGAAGGCTCAACTCCTGAACGAGATCGAGCAAGTTTGGGAGCAACTCGGTAGACGCCCCTCAACGGTCGAGATGAACAAACATGGACGAGTATCGGCTACGACAGTAACCAAGTACTTTGATAGTTGGGAGGATGCTTGTGATCTGGCGGACCCGAACATCGATTCAACTGGTGGATATAATTTCGATAAAAACTCAAATCAGAACAAATCGGAAGAGTCTGGTCCTAACCATGAACTGGATGGGGAAGAGATTAATCGGCTACGCGATATTGTTCGGTTACAACCGACGAAAAACGCCGAATTGAAGGACCAGTGGGGGTTGGAAAGTGGAAGCGAAGTGCATCGGTACCTGGAGTTTCATTTCTCGAAATACTATTACCGCGACAAAGATTCATATATTCGGGCAACTGAGGTGGGAGAGTCAATAATTGAGGATCCTGAAGGCGGGGCCCCTGCCAACGGCAAATCAGTCGGTAAGACGGATTTACGACGACGCGACCTGATCCTATCTCTAGTTGAGCTCTCAGAGAAGGTGGACCATCTTCCCGGTCCAAACGAAATCAAAGAACAAAGCGAGTATGCCCTCCAACGATATCAAGAAGAGTTTGGTAGTCTTATTAACGCCTACAAGGCGGCGGGTCTTCTCCCAGGGGATGCTACGAAGGAAGATTTCCATAGAGAGATAAGATTAGGATCGAACTCCGACAGTAGATACAGTGAATTCGATGAATCAGAGGAGGATGCAGCTCCCCAAGATGATTCGGGAGAAATTGATGATGCGTTAAAGAAGAAAATGTTATTCGACGAGGGGATTTAA